In one window of Paraflavitalea soli DNA:
- a CDS encoding alpha-L-fucosidase gives MNRRTLVKQLGLSLPAYLLSKQAGASFFEGLGEQYAKGPFKATWDSLQGYQVPEWYRNAKFGIWAHWGPQCEAEYGDWYARGMYEEGSAQYNYHVKKYGHPSKFGFKDVIHQWKADQWDPEQLVALYKRVGAKYFFALANHHDNLDLWDSKYQAWNSVRVGPKKDLIAGWAKAAKKQGLPFGVSVHASHAWTWYEVAQRADKKGPMAGIPYDGKLTKADGKGTWWEGLDPQGLYAQNHPLSENAQNNGAIHRQWNWGNGVAVPTKAYCDLFLKRTLELIDKYEPELLYFDDTVLPFHSLNDVGLQIAAHHYNRSIKRNKGKLHAVLNGKILDEVQRKCMVWDIERGQSNSIEPFAWQTDTCIGGWHYDMRVYDNKQYKSAKTVVQTLVDIVSKNGNLLLNIPVRGNGTIDDQETAILEEIASWMKVNAECIFDTRPWKVFGEGPAMEGAASLSAQGFNEGKGKPFTAADLRFTAKGDVLYAILYGWPENRQVRIKSLSEGNALRPTAINKVEMAGGGALRFQRNSEGLEIVLPEDKPDLSYAVVLKIT, from the coding sequence ATGAATAGAAGAACGCTTGTTAAACAATTGGGATTATCGCTGCCCGCCTATCTATTGTCTAAACAGGCCGGCGCTTCTTTCTTCGAAGGACTGGGTGAGCAATATGCGAAAGGACCATTTAAAGCTACCTGGGATTCTTTGCAGGGGTATCAGGTGCCGGAATGGTACCGCAATGCGAAGTTTGGTATCTGGGCCCACTGGGGGCCTCAGTGTGAGGCAGAATATGGCGATTGGTATGCACGGGGTATGTATGAAGAAGGAAGCGCTCAATACAATTATCACGTGAAGAAATACGGACATCCTTCGAAATTTGGTTTTAAGGATGTCATTCATCAATGGAAAGCAGATCAATGGGATCCGGAACAGCTGGTGGCCTTGTACAAGCGGGTAGGGGCGAAGTATTTCTTTGCGCTGGCCAACCATCACGACAACCTGGATCTTTGGGATTCCAAATACCAGGCATGGAACTCTGTGAGGGTAGGTCCAAAAAAAGACCTCATAGCAGGATGGGCAAAGGCTGCTAAAAAACAGGGCCTTCCTTTTGGCGTAAGTGTGCATGCCTCGCATGCCTGGACCTGGTATGAAGTGGCCCAACGGGCTGATAAAAAAGGCCCCATGGCCGGCATTCCTTATGATGGAAAACTGACCAAAGCCGACGGTAAAGGTACCTGGTGGGAAGGCCTGGACCCACAAGGCTTATATGCACAGAACCACCCGCTTAGTGAGAACGCCCAAAACAATGGCGCGATCCATCGCCAATGGAATTGGGGCAACGGGGTAGCTGTACCCACCAAAGCATATTGTGACCTGTTCCTGAAAAGAACACTGGAACTGATCGATAAATACGAGCCTGAACTCCTTTACTTTGATGATACTGTGCTACCCTTCCACTCCCTGAATGATGTGGGGCTTCAGATAGCGGCACACCACTACAACCGCAGTATCAAACGCAACAAAGGAAAACTGCATGCAGTACTGAACGGTAAAATACTTGATGAAGTGCAGCGTAAATGCATGGTGTGGGATATTGAAAGAGGGCAAAGCAATAGCATAGAACCTTTTGCCTGGCAAACAGATACCTGCATCGGTGGCTGGCATTACGACATGAGGGTATATGACAACAAGCAGTACAAGTCTGCCAAAACAGTGGTACAAACACTGGTAGATATCGTAAGCAAGAACGGCAACCTGCTGCTCAATATTCCTGTAAGAGGTAATGGTACTATTGATGACCAGGAAACAGCAATTCTGGAAGAGATTGCCTCATGGATGAAAGTAAACGCGGAATGCATATTCGATACCAGGCCCTGGAAAGTATTTGGTGAAGGGCCGGCTATGGAAGGAGCAGCCTCGCTTTCTGCGCAGGGATTCAATGAAGGCAAAGGTAAACCGTTTACAGCGGCAGACCTTCGTTTTACTGCCAAGGGGGATGTCTTGTATGCTATATTGTATGGTTGGCCGGAAAACAGGCAGGTCAGGATCAAAAGCCTTTCTGAAGGCAATGCTTTGAGGCCAACTGCTATCAATAAAGTAGAAATGGCGGGTGGTGGAGCGTTGCGTTTCCAAAGGAACAGCGAGGGGCTGGAGATCGTCCTGCCTGAAGACAAGCCGGATCTAAGCTATGCAGTGGTATTAAAAATAACCTAA
- a CDS encoding L-rhamnose mutarotase translates to MKRYTLALDLKDDPALIDEYEHWHRAENGWPEIKQSIEDAGIANMEIYRTGNRLFMIMETTAHFSFEKKSDMDAANPKVQEWERLMWKFQQPLPWAREGEKWIIMDKIFELNTTINHHHE, encoded by the coding sequence ATGAAAAGATATACCCTGGCGCTTGATCTCAAGGATGATCCCGCGCTGATTGATGAATACGAACATTGGCACCGGGCGGAAAATGGATGGCCTGAGATCAAACAGAGCATTGAAGATGCTGGAATTGCCAATATGGAAATATACCGTACAGGCAACAGGCTCTTCATGATCATGGAAACGACAGCGCATTTTTCTTTTGAAAAGAAATCGGACATGGATGCGGCCAATCCCAAAGTGCAGGAATGGGAGCGGTTGATGTGGAAATTCCAGCAGCCACTTCCCTGGGCGAGGGAAGGTGAAAAATGGATCATTATGGACAAGATATTCGAGTTGAACACAACCATAAATCATCATCATGAATAG
- the fucP gene encoding L-fucose:H+ symporter permease: protein MNNKQSTLLAFCLITSLFFLWGFAHNLDPILIPHLKKSFTLTTTQATLVDSAVFAAYFVMALPAGLLMKKAGYKAGIIAGLFLFAIGCFLFVPAADMQSYDFFLVALFVIACGLTILETAANPYATVLGNPETGTQRLNFAQSFNGLAAALAPVIGARIILTKGYTKEELNAMSETVRKTALAAEAATVKMPYIVLGIVLIVIALIFAVIKLPAISAHKGAGPASKSVFHTFRHRHLAWGVVAQFFYVGAQVSVFSLFILYATKSAGISEVKAADYLGACGIAFLVGRFAGTALMQKIAPPVLLAWYAVINLMLCTVAILGTGMITIYAVIGICFFMSVMFPTIFALGIKNLGADTEYGSSLIIMSIVGGAILPRFFGYISDVTGNIQHGYIVPFICFAVIALFGYKGHRIQTTALQTKAVPVI, encoded by the coding sequence ATGAATAACAAACAAAGTACCTTATTGGCGTTTTGTCTTATCACTTCCTTGTTTTTCCTATGGGGTTTTGCCCATAACCTCGATCCCATACTTATTCCGCATCTTAAAAAATCTTTTACCCTCACTACTACACAGGCAACCCTGGTTGATTCAGCGGTTTTTGCCGCCTATTTTGTCATGGCCCTCCCGGCAGGATTGCTGATGAAGAAAGCAGGGTACAAAGCAGGCATCATTGCCGGGCTTTTCTTGTTTGCCATCGGCTGTTTCCTTTTTGTACCTGCAGCGGACATGCAGTCCTACGATTTTTTCCTGGTGGCGTTGTTTGTCATTGCCTGCGGGCTTACGATCCTGGAGACAGCGGCCAATCCTTATGCCACCGTATTGGGGAACCCGGAAACAGGCACCCAACGCCTCAACTTTGCCCAATCATTCAATGGACTGGCTGCCGCATTGGCGCCGGTGATCGGTGCAAGGATCATTCTTACAAAAGGGTACACGAAGGAGGAGTTGAATGCCATGTCTGAGACGGTCAGAAAAACAGCGCTGGCCGCTGAAGCAGCAACGGTGAAGATGCCTTATATCGTGCTGGGTATTGTATTGATCGTCATTGCCCTCATTTTTGCGGTGATCAAATTGCCGGCTATTAGCGCTCATAAAGGTGCCGGGCCGGCAAGCAAAAGTGTGTTCCATACTTTCCGGCACAGGCATCTTGCCTGGGGCGTGGTTGCCCAGTTTTTTTATGTGGGGGCGCAGGTGTCGGTATTCAGTCTTTTTATCCTGTATGCCACGAAGTCTGCGGGTATTTCAGAAGTAAAAGCGGCAGATTACCTCGGGGCCTGTGGGATTGCTTTCCTGGTTGGCCGCTTTGCAGGTACCGCGCTGATGCAAAAAATAGCACCACCGGTATTATTGGCCTGGTATGCCGTTATCAACCTGATGTTGTGCACCGTTGCCATCCTGGGTACGGGTATGATAACGATATATGCTGTTATTGGCATCTGCTTCTTTATGTCGGTTATGTTTCCCACCATTTTTGCATTGGGTATCAAGAACCTGGGAGCGGATACGGAATATGGGAGCAGTCTTATCATTATGTCCATTGTGGGCGGTGCTATTTTACCGCGCTTTTTTGGTTACATCAGTGATGTTACCGGTAATATTCAGCATGGCTATATCGTCCCTTTTATTTGCTTTGCAGTAATCGCCCTGTTTGGTTACAAAGGGCATCGCATACAAACAACAGCTCTTCAAACAAAGGCAGTACCTGTCATTTAA
- a CDS encoding helix-turn-helix domain-containing protein has product MSRRLLKHSFSLLHIDHVYLNHTWNYKHVISPYYRLYYIDAGEGCISNAQEKIILEPGFIYMIPSFTICNLKCPAFLSQYFIQFFEESPDGISLFQNNRTLMKLPASDIDIGNFKRILDINPGRGINRSDNPKVYEKNVYYREYQELNNRQNDGVYMETLGILLQLLSRFLGSRNSSLSSPHNIPSKVLDTMSYIQLQLKEPLTIAHLAQRVNQHPDYFSRQFLQFTGERPLLYIHEKRIERAQYLITTTSMPYIDIAAETGFDSLPHFSRTFKKVTGTTPHSYRKQHQSVNIV; this is encoded by the coding sequence ATGAGCAGAAGATTATTAAAACACTCGTTTTCTTTATTGCATATAGACCATGTGTATCTCAACCATACATGGAACTACAAACATGTGATCAGCCCGTACTACCGGTTGTATTATATCGATGCGGGAGAGGGCTGTATTTCCAATGCACAGGAGAAGATAATCTTAGAACCTGGCTTCATTTATATGATCCCGAGTTTTACCATCTGTAACTTAAAGTGCCCTGCTTTTTTAAGCCAGTATTTTATCCAGTTTTTTGAAGAATCCCCCGACGGCATTTCTTTGTTCCAGAACAACAGGACATTGATGAAATTGCCTGCTTCAGACATTGATATCGGCAACTTCAAACGAATACTGGATATTAATCCGGGAAGGGGCATCAATCGTTCCGACAACCCCAAAGTATACGAGAAGAATGTTTATTACCGGGAATACCAGGAGTTGAATAACCGGCAAAACGATGGTGTTTATATGGAAACCCTGGGCATCTTGTTGCAATTATTGTCGCGCTTCTTAGGTAGCCGGAACTCTTCGCTGAGCAGCCCACACAATATTCCTTCCAAGGTATTGGATACCATGAGCTATATCCAACTTCAACTGAAGGAGCCGTTAACCATCGCACACCTTGCCCAAAGGGTAAACCAGCACCCCGATTATTTCTCCCGGCAGTTCCTGCAATTTACCGGCGAACGACCGCTTCTTTATATTCATGAAAAACGGATCGAACGGGCGCAATACCTGATCACCACTACCAGCATGCCTTATATTGACATTGCCGCTGAAACAGGCTTTGACAGCCTGCCCCACTTCTCCAGGACATTTAAAAAAGTAACAGGTACTACACCCCATAGT